A single Dechloromonas denitrificans DNA region contains:
- a CDS encoding YSC84-related protein, with protein sequence MTQIQRSLHRLLLVTAAALSLATLGNQAYAASAEDLNADAAQALQTLYKSNPAAEAIGRKAKAILIFPKIIKAGLVFGGSYGEGVLSKNSQYAGYYNSVSASWGWQAGAESYGYVVFLMSNKAIKYLDASKGWEIGVGPTLVVVNEGIAKNLSSSTLKDDAYAFIFDQQGLMASLSIEGTKITRIKR encoded by the coding sequence ATGACCCAAATACAACGCTCCCTGCACCGTCTCCTGCTCGTCACGGCGGCCGCTCTTTCGCTGGCGACCCTTGGCAACCAGGCCTATGCCGCTTCCGCCGAAGACCTCAATGCCGATGCCGCACAGGCGCTGCAAACCTTGTACAAGAGTAATCCGGCGGCCGAAGCCATCGGCAGGAAGGCCAAGGCCATCCTGATTTTCCCGAAAATCATCAAGGCCGGTCTGGTCTTTGGCGGAAGCTACGGTGAAGGGGTTCTGAGCAAGAATTCCCAGTACGCCGGCTACTACAACTCGGTTTCCGCCTCCTGGGGCTGGCAGGCCGGCGCCGAATCCTATGGCTACGTGGTGTTCCTGATGAGCAACAAGGCCATCAAGTATCTCGACGCGTCGAAGGGCTGGGAAATCGGCGTCGGTCCGACACTGGTCGTGGTCAATGAGGGCATTGCCAAGAACCTGTCGTCATCGACCCTGAAGGACGATGCCTATGCGTTCATTTTCGACCAGCAGGGTTTGATGGCCAGCCTCAGCATCGAAGGCACCAAGATCACCCGCATCAAGCGTTAA
- a CDS encoding FHA domain-containing protein gives MMTNDGALSVLCADVAADASLVQSLDQAEARYAVARCEKRIRRSVETHGGRLVHHSGNRLMAFFADGQDALHSAIEMQRRIADLPPPAGFPLAVSVGLCAGHRAREQRYFPGDGVNPAARLSAVAAPGHILLSMPQRATAFPLLQLAASSLPDLQLNCGKRRLGVFQVAWQQPDQQTLRLALADPGAGVGRLCVRYRGVETWLDENQPFARIGRQADCDLIVRDLRCSREHGRIERRLERFVWVDRSTNGSFVTLEGQAEVFVRRGELLLSGRGLLSLGAPAAAKGAELVHFETAPYSC, from the coding sequence ATGATGACGAATGACGGCGCCTTGTCCGTGCTATGTGCCGATGTCGCGGCTGATGCCAGTCTGGTGCAATCGCTCGACCAGGCGGAAGCGCGCTACGCCGTGGCGCGTTGCGAGAAACGCATCCGGCGCTCGGTCGAAACCCATGGCGGGCGTCTGGTGCACCACAGCGGCAACCGGCTGATGGCCTTCTTCGCCGATGGCCAGGATGCGCTGCACTCGGCCATCGAGATGCAGCGCCGGATTGCCGACCTGCCGCCACCGGCCGGTTTTCCGCTGGCGGTCAGCGTCGGCCTGTGTGCCGGCCATCGGGCCAGGGAGCAGCGCTATTTTCCCGGCGACGGGGTGAATCCGGCGGCCCGGCTATCCGCAGTTGCCGCGCCGGGGCATATCCTGCTCAGCATGCCGCAACGGGCGACAGCCTTTCCCCTGTTGCAGCTGGCGGCGAGCAGCCTGCCCGATCTGCAGCTCAATTGCGGCAAGCGGCGTCTCGGTGTCTTTCAGGTGGCATGGCAGCAGCCCGATCAACAGACATTGAGGCTGGCGCTGGCCGATCCCGGCGCTGGGGTGGGGCGGCTCTGCGTCCGTTACCGGGGCGTCGAAACGTGGCTGGACGAGAATCAGCCGTTTGCCCGCATCGGCCGTCAGGCGGATTGCGATCTGATCGTCCGCGATCTCCGCTGTTCGCGGGAGCACGGCCGGATCGAGCGGCGCCTCGAGCGTTTCGTCTGGGTCGACCGGAGCACCAACGGCAGCTTCGTGACCCTTGAGGGGCAGGCCGAGGTTTTTGTCCGGCGCGGTGAACTGCTGCTCTCCGGGCGGGGCCTGCTCAGTCTGGGCGCGCCCGCGGCGGCCAAGGGGGCGGAGCTGGTGCACTTCGAGACGGCCCCTTATTCGTGCTAG